One Pleurocapsa sp. PCC 7327 DNA segment encodes these proteins:
- a CDS encoding GYD domain-containing protein, translating to MSTYIILSNLTDEGAKTLKHNPERIKEVNKEFEALGVKVLSQYAVLGPYDFVNIVEGPDNVQMARIAAELSSRGSVRVLTMAAIPIDEFIGSFQKKTDTAELVTSV from the coding sequence ATGTCCACCTACATTATTTTGAGCAATCTAACTGATGAAGGAGCCAAAACCCTCAAACACAACCCAGAGCGAATCAAAGAAGTTAATAAGGAATTTGAAGCCCTGGGCGTGAAAGTTCTCTCGCAGTATGCCGTGCTTGGACCTTATGATTTCGTTAATATCGTCGAGGGACCGGACAACGTGCAAATGGCGCGGATAGCTGCTGAGTTAAGCTCCCGTGGCAGCGTAAGAGTTCTAACTATGGCAGCCATTCCGATTGATGAATTCATCGGCAGTTTCCAAAAAAAGACCGATACGGCTGAGTTAGTCACCTCTGTCTAA
- a CDS encoding pyridoxamine 5'-phosphate oxidase family protein — MEEKVKNFILELMGEHNIMTLATIREDGYPQATTVAYANDGLTIYAVVSPDSQKVHNIKKCNKVSLTIDRDYEDWNQIKGLSMGAIAEIVTDPDEFERAIAILENKFPQIASMSWHPTAETVALLKITPKVISVLNYALGFGHTDLIEV; from the coding sequence ATGGAGGAGAAAGTCAAAAACTTCATCCTCGAACTGATGGGGGAACACAACATAATGACCTTAGCAACTATTCGCGAAGATGGATATCCCCAAGCGACTACAGTTGCTTATGCCAATGATGGCTTGACGATCTACGCTGTTGTATCCCCAGACAGCCAGAAAGTACACAATATCAAAAAGTGCAATAAGGTATCGCTGACCATCGATCGCGACTACGAAGACTGGAATCAGATTAAAGGACTCTCAATGGGAGCGATTGCTGAAATTGTCACCGATCCCGATGAGTTCGAGCGCGCGATCGCCATTCTCGAAAACAAGTTTCCACAGATCGCGAGTATGTCTTGGCATCCCACTGCTGAGACAGTGGCGCTTCTCAAGATTACGCCCAAGGTAATTTCAGTGCTTAACTATGCATTGGGATTTGGACATACCGATCTGATTGAAGTTTAG